In one Oncorhynchus nerka isolate Pitt River linkage group LG7, Oner_Uvic_2.0, whole genome shotgun sequence genomic region, the following are encoded:
- the LOC115132799 gene encoding E3 ubiquitin-protein ligase TRIM35-like codes for MATPASVHELLLDTLDSLVSSELKRFQYLLTKNMLDGWFPIPKSRLENADREDTVEKMVSAYSHEGAVKISLTILRKMGQNDLAMKLERGTLEEVPALKKTAFHQKEELKSNLESLRKNQETYKSMEVHIKKQRADAERQMREQFEKFHRFLREEEEARLVALREEEEQKGRAIASEMERILKQISSLEQDLQNDDRTFPVSYKYIQNSTLPDTQQVSGVLIDMAKHLGNLQFRVWEKMKEIVQFTPVILNPNTANRWLSVSDNLTSVRFNNIGQQITDNPERFAQYAKVLGSEGFSSGKHIWEVEVGDHPEWNLGVAKETIDRKGEILASPAYGIWAILNRNGVYQSGKGEPLAFEKLKRIRVQLDFTSGEVSFYDPKDMTHIYTHKDTFAERLYPYFLVGLAGGANNPDIHICQSEVSLTVMASQ; via the coding sequence ATGGCAACTCCTGCTTCTGTCCATGAGCTGCTGCTGGACACTCTGGATAGCTTGGTCTCAAGCGAGCTGAAGAGATTTCAGTATCTACTGACTAAGAACATGTTAGATGGCTGGTTTCCTATTCCTAAGAGCCGTCTGGAGAACGCTGACAGGGAGGACACCGTGGAGAAGATGGTCAGCGCCTACAGCCATGAAGGAGCAGTGAAGATCTCACTGACGATCCTGAGGAAGATGGGCCAGAATGATCTTGCTATGAAGCTGGAGAGAGGCACTCTAGAAGAGGTGCCAGCATTGAAAAAGACTGCATTTCATCAAAAGGAAGAACTGAAATCCAATTTAGAGAGTCTTCGAAAGAATCAAGAAACGTACAAAAGCATGGAGGTCCACATTAAGAAGCAACGTGCGGACGCAGAGAGGCAGATGAGGGAGCAGTTTGAAAAGTTCCACCGGTTTCTGCGAGAGGAAGAAGAGGCCAGACTGGTTGCGctcagggaggaagaggagcagaAGGGCAGGGCTATTGCCAGCGAGATGGAGAGAATTCTCAAGCAGATCTCTTCTCTTGAACAGGACCTGCAGAACGACGACCGCACCTTCCCTGTGAGCTACAAATACATCCAGAACAGCACATTGCCGGATACACAGCAGGTCTCAGGGGTGCTTATCGACATGGCCAAACACCTGGGAAACCTGCAGTTCAGAGTGTGGGAGAAGATGAAGGAGATAGTCCAATTCACTCCTGTGATTCTGAACCCCAACACTGCAAACCGCTGGCTCTCTGTGTCTGATAATCTGACCAGTGTGAGATTTAATAACATAGGTCAGCAAATCACTGACAACCCAGAGAGGTTCGCACAGTATGCCAAGGTTCTGGGCTCAGAGGGCTTCAGCTCAGGGAAGCACAtctgggaggtggaggtgggggaccATCCTGAGTGGAACCTGGGAGTAGCTAAAGAAACCATTGATAGGAAGGGGGAGATTCTTGCTTCACCAGCGTATGGAATCTGGGCTATACTGAACAGGAATGGTGTGTATCAAAGTGGAAAGGGTGAGCCCCTTGCTTTTGAGAAGCTGAAGAGGATCCGAGTGCAGCTGGACTTCACCAGTGGGGAGGTGTCCTTCTACGACCCCAAAGATATGACACACATCTATACTCATAAAGACACGTTTGCTGAGAGACTGTACCCATACTTTCTTGTTGGACTGGCTGGTGGTGCCAACAACCCTGATATACATATCTGCCAATCAGAGGTGTCTCTGACAGTAATGGCATCTCAGTGA